In Podospora pseudopauciseta strain CBS 411.78 chromosome 3, whole genome shotgun sequence, one genomic interval encodes:
- a CDS encoding hypothetical protein (COG:S; EggNog:ENOG503P4ME; BUSCO:EOG09265K4K): MSRVFSLGPFILRPLRASSIITPVATRTYAASFLQSSPSPPRLPADQQAEFERLQRAAEAALSSHNQAPADQPLSTSRHVSSPSTDPAQQPAEAKTAQPEEEPTFSGGIRKGAPPEFEGDVNPKTGEVGGPKNEPLRWGDKGDWSYNGRVTDF; the protein is encoded by the coding sequence ATGTCACGTGTATTTTCTCTTGGTCCCTTCATCCTCCGGCCTCTCCGCGCCTCATCCATAATCACCCCCGTCGCAACGCGCACCTACGCCGCCTCTTTCCTccaatcctctccctctccaccccgtCTTCCAGCAGACCAGCAAGCCGAGTTTGAGCGCCTCCAACGAGCCGCCGAAgctgccctctcctcccataACCAGGCCCCCGCCGACCAGCCCCTCTCGACGTCAAGACacgtctcctccccctctacCGACCCTGCCCAGCAACCAGCAGAAGCAAAGACTGCCCAGCCAGAAGAAGAGCCGACGTTTAGCGGTGGCATCAGGAAGGGTGCCCCTCCCGAGTTTGAAGGAGATGTCAACCCCAAGACGGGCGAAGTGGGCGGACCAAAGAACGAGCCTCTGAGATGGGGTGACAAGGGTGATTGGAGCTACAATGGGAGGGTGACGGATTTCTAA
- a CDS encoding hypothetical protein (EggNog:ENOG503P0FV), protein MCDSIGCVCWGVVDGRFGFSAPVSTRSAVGSFVDRFRWAIPTGHDWPRPLHTPRDHHSGQGPRRVRPYYPEPHQDINSLNSLNFLLGYHLASLPSSDQQSPALLAALTMDFSGKDLEDIQRVAGLLNLTVDELLEQSRARTQLAEPATTPIQQQQQSLPLHSLQPQAVHSTWYQAHPLQDEHYRPPVEIDLESLEFEDDLAQLPQETSVSHLQGTTVELLNPRRSEYDCDVGIWDFEMVGDSFEFDNVRYRPGHEQSSSVSATPMQLDSESLSDNLREEPVIVDDASTDWALVPSPPDSQSSAMSPSSGSGEKRYPALAPKASRSSSHSVSEGSSHRVRKKRSPYEGSKKTDTHLTRQVHACVRCRMQRNRCIPDPSNPRGPCLTCQQRTVRMSRLPCLRYMVTDTILFRTGLDYMPFYRNHPMIGPNYGDFHLEREWVPGPSKYLCLGQIGSMSFKVELRQFVPPLNSGDVDLKNRPMYAVPWAVADPEAVVQSVHEYIDRGITRYMDAYLDDSDDLVWGIFQAAYRASIFPVPNEMLRKTLKLWVACRFVESKWRCWAAAGWADDDIKASNPQDPFYKDIDSLPPYLDYQVASIIIHRILSPLRKDVLRELQATFNVHSPNDWFISFLASFILLQNYEMQMLFQQQFASRRKARVKYLDMPLVRATNSGAKTILAHFHYCYKGQQLFTEGFNWNAPRVRRMARLDKEQTDFMAQCRDIVVKKGPVFEAINHTDEYHKKYWYTSQLFDPDWTPRDTLEHAPPAEMEA, encoded by the exons ATGTGCGACTCGATTGGCTGTGtgtgttggggggtggtggacggCCGGTTTGGATTTTCTGCACCGGTTAGCACACGCTCTGCTGTTGGCTCATTCGTTGATCGGTTTCGATGGGCTATCCCGACCGGCCATGATTGGCCGCGTCCGTTACACACCCCCCGCGACCACCATTCTGGCCAGGGTCCGCGCAGGGTCCGACCTTATTATCCAGAGCCGCATCAGGATATCAACTCCCTCAACAGTCTCAACTTCCTCCTTGGATACCATCTGGCCTCGCTCCCTTCATCAGACCAGCAATCGCCCGCCCTTTTGGCCGCCCTCACCATGGACTTTTCCGGCAAGGACCTTGAGGACATCCAGCGTGTCGCCGGCCTCTTGAATCTCACTGTGGACGAGCTGCTCGAGCAGAGCCGTGCCCGCACCCAGCTGGCCGAGCCTGCCACCACACCtatccagcagcagcagcaatccctcccccttcattCCTTACAGCCGCAAGCCGTGCATTCGACCTGGTACCAAGCTCACCCCCTTCAGGATGAGCATTATCGACCCCCTGTGGAGATAGACCTGGAGTCCCTCGAGTTTGAAGACGATCTTGCTCAGCTGCCACAGGAAACTTCCGTGTCACATCTCCAGGGGACCACGGTGGAGCTTCTGAACCCTCGGCGCTCAGAGTATGACTGTGACGTGGGAATTTGGGATTTCGAGATGGTTGGAGACAGCTTTGAATTTGACAACGTCCGCTATCGCCCTGGTCATGAACAGAGCTCTTCGGTCTCGGCCACCCCAATGCAGCTGGACTCGGAATCATTGAGCGACAACCTACGCGAAGAGCCTGTCATTGTGGACGACGCATCGACAGACTGGGCACTTGTGCCTTCGCCACCTGATTCGCAGTCCTCGGCCATGTCCCCTTCTTCGGGCTCGGGAGAGAAGCGTTACCCTGCTCTTGCGCCGAAAGCTTCCAGGTCAAGCTCTCACTCGGTATCAGAGGGCTCCTCACATCGTGTCCGGAAGAAGCGCAGTCCGTATGAAGGTAGCAAAAAGACCGACACACATCTCACCCGACAGGTGCATGCCTGTGTCAGATGTAGGATGCAAAGGAATAGG TGCATTCCCGATCCCAGCAACCCTCGCGGCCCTTGCTTGACATGCCAACAGAGAACCGTCCGCATGAGCCGGCTGCCATGTCTACGGTACATGGTAACAGACACCATACTCTTCCGGACTGGGCTCGACTACATGCCCTTTTACAGAAACCACCCCATGATAGGTCCCAACTATGGCGATTTTCACTTGGAGCGGGAATGGGTGCCAGGTCCATCCAAGTATCTCTGCTTGGGGCAGATTGGATCCATGAGCTTCAAGGTAGAGTTGAGACAGTTCGTGCCGCCCTTGAACTCGGGAGATGTGGATTTGAAAAACAGGCCCATGTATGCCGTCCCCTGGGCCGTGGCCGACCCGGAAGCTGTGGTGCAATCAGTCCACGAATACATTGATCGCGGCATCACACGCTACATGGACGCCTATCTTGACGACTCGGATGACCTTGTCTGGGGAATCTTTCAGGCTGCCTACCGGGCATCCATCTTCCCTGTCCCG AATGAAATGCTTCGGAAGACGCTCAAGCTGTGGGTGGCTTGTCGATTTGTCGAGTCCAAGTGGCGGTGCTGGGCTGCGGCTGGATgggccgacgacgacatcaaGGCGTCGAATCCTCAGGACCCCTTTTACAAAGACATCGATTCCCTGCCTCCGTATCTAGACTACCAGGTGgcatccatcatcatccaccgcATCCTCAGTCCTCTCCGAAAAGACGTGCTCCGTGAACTGCAAGCGACGTTCAACGTCCACAGCCCCAATGATTGGTTCATCAGCTTCCTGGCTTCGTTCATCTTGCTGCAAAACTACGAAATGCAGATGCTCTTCCAGCAGCAGTTTGCGTCCAGAAGGAAAGCCAGG GTAAAGTACCTCGACATGCCACTCGTCAGGGCCACAAATTCGGGGGCGAAGACGATTCTGGCTCACTTCCACTACTGCTACAAAGGCCAGCAGCTGTTCACAGAGGGATTTAACTGGAACGCCCCGCGAGTGCGTCGGATGGCGCGCCTGGATAAGGAACAAACCGATTTTATGGCGCAGTGCCGCGACATTGTGGTCAAGAAGG GCCCCGTCTTTGAAGCCATCAACCACACGGACGAGTATCACAAGAAGTATTGGTATACGAGCCAGCTCTTCGACCCAGATTGGACGCCTCGCGATACGCTGGAACATGCCCCGCCGGCCGAGATGGAGGCTTGA
- a CDS encoding hypothetical protein (EggNog:ENOG503NV2E; COG:S), which produces MASLQHNLRLATEADLPAMTEVLNAASRQDPIYPYRFPDRHRYPSEFALLCRQKCTEYLASSTVVVCEMPSATDAGAMRVVAFAVWDTPASQHRVQAHTGSLEPLPSQQPSSLGVPITIGHKDRMDAFKSACVRYKATFFDAKYKRGHVMLRILLCHPDYQRRGAGKALTEWGIQEAQRLGLYTTVFASPMGLRLYTKLGFTEIGRFRVEVEGDEEHLEIPALVLSPSAGIWESGRKATCGMVTGAGYNGVSSTVCA; this is translated from the exons ATGGCTTCCCTCCAGCACAATCTCCGCCTGGCTACCGAGGCCGATCTCCCGGCCATGACAGAAGTCCTCAACGCAGCATCGCGCCAGGACCCCATCTACCCCTACCGGTTCCCCGATCGCCATCGCTATCCATCCGAGTTTGCTCTGCTCTGTCGCCAGAAATGCACCGAGTACTTAGCATCCAGTACCGTGGTCGTCTGCGAGATGCCGAGCGCCACCGATGCCGGGGCCATGCGGGTCGTTGCCTTTGCCGTCTGGGATACGCCGGCTTCGCAACACAGGGTCCAGGCCCACACCGGGAGCTTGG AGccgctcccctcccaacaaccatcctccctcggcgttcccatcaccatcggccACAAGGACAGAATGGACGCTTTTAAATCCGCCTGCGTTCGATACAAGGCGACCTTCTTCGATGCGAAATATAAAAGAGGACATGTCATGCTCAGGATCCTGCTTTGCCACCCCGACTACCAACGTCGGGGGGCAGGCAAGGCCTTGACAGAGTGGGGGATTCAGGAGGCACAGAGGTTGGGATTATACACCACTGTGTTTGCGAGCCCCATGGGACTTCGTTTGTACACCAAACTAGGCTTCACCGAGATCGGACGATTCAGAGTCGAGGTGGAAGGTGACGAGGAACATTTAGAGATCCCTGCGCTGGTCTTGAGCCCGTCAGCCGGGATATGGGAGAGTGGGAGAAAAGCGACTTGTGGGATGGTTACGGGGGCGGGTTACAATGGTGTTTCGTCGACTGTTTGCGCGTGA
- a CDS encoding hypothetical protein (EggNog:ENOG503Q493; COG:T) — translation MYTWQQINHRHTTTDPAPHSLDPMMDDGSYSSTGPIFVLAPIDDAARYATSLSANYEHLHYDQDNNPVGLLVNLSSPEKTVYTLGRPGPNIDPPDIHISEPRPRRGLPHISHLHASFQLVPETGAVLLWDYSNTSSVKPFGAPNSWGYTVKFRSESSPRSVLVARGINTHVAFASGSNNTKWCQFEIQWHSEGMYHFHKDEPYFVGPQESRIKRYVQHEKLGGGSYGTVYSALDAETGQMIAVKKFHNLTGKHLTFATREVDNLKKKALRQHPHILRILDSAGGGEKDNWGEIFMPLKKGNLKDLCETIQTEEDRWELSNQVLYQILLALNCLADNDVVHRDVKPDNILFDFDENGDYRFCLGDFGLSNDPERAITAAGTEPFMAPEICYRKKQTTKVDIWSLFATIVWMRNSDFRAACSRLRAPDLHKWIISISKTEGYEPIRAMASHDPKKRPSAKKQLDIIDSGEFEDFGEEESDPGDLLSAQFAQVMSLQGDSSRSYGSVSTGYPTSPEMAYYEPYASGVYTGYGGAGGMKEGRYAPPPMGTAEAPRNQGAWVRPYDNPYGPPQSQDSDEGTVMPEIRTAVPTIAEDDVFAYEEYMEERRRMKGKNRSGI, via the exons ATGTATACATGGCAACAGATAAATCATCGTCACACTACTACCGACCCGGCCCCGCATTCTCTTGATCCTATGATGGACGACGGCTCCTATTCTTCTACCGGGCCGATCTTCGTCCTCGCTCCCATCGACGACGCTGCCCGTTATGCCACCTCACTCAGCGCCAACTATGAACACCTGCACTACGACCAAGATAACAACCCAGTCGGTCTGCTAGTAAATCTATCAAGCCCCGAGAAGACAGTCTACACCTTGGGTCGTCCTGGTCCCAATATCGACCCGCCCGACATCCACATCTCTGAACCTCGACCCCGCAGGGGATTACCGCACATCTCTCACCTTCATGCTTCTTTCCAGCTCGTGCCGGAGACAGGGGCGGTTCTGCTTTGGGATTATTCTAATACGAGCTCAGTGAAGCCATTTGGCGCTCCAAATAGCTGGGGTTATACTGTCAAATTTCGGAGCGAATCTTCACCGAGATCCGTCTTGGTTGCTCGGGGTATCAATACTCACGTCGCGTTCGCTTcgggcagcaacaacaccaagtGGTGTCAGTTCGAGATACAATGGCATTCTGAGGGGATGTATCACTTTCACAAAGACGAACCCTACTTTGTAGGGCCGCAAGAATCCAGAATAAAACGTTACGTTCAACATGAGAAATTGGGCGGTGGCTCATACGGTACGGTTTACTCGGCGCTAGATGCCGAGACGGGACAGATGATTGCTGTCAAGAAGTTTCATAACTTGACCGGCAAGCACTTGACATTCGCCACCCGAGAAGTTGATAacctgaagaagaaggccttGAGACAACAT CCACATATTTTGCGGATTCTTGACTCGGCAGGCGGCGGTGAAAAGGACAACTGGGGCGAAATCTTTATGCCTCTGAAAAAAGGAAATCTCAAGGACCTTTGCGAGACGATCCAGACAGAAGAAGATCGATGGGAGCTCTCAAACCAAGTTCTGTACCAGATTCTACTAGCCCTCAACTGCCTCGCCGACAATGACGTTGTGCATCGCGATGTCAAACCGGACAATATCCTGttcgactttgacgagaaTGGAGACTATCGGTTTTGCTTGGGCGATTTCGGGCTCTCCAATGATCCCGAGAGGGCCATCACTGCGGCTGGCACGGAACCTTTTATGGCCCCTGAGATTTGCTACAGAAAGAAACAGACAACCAAAGTCGACATATGGTCATTGTTTGCCACGATTGTCTGGATGCGAAATTCTGACTTCCGAGCAGCTTGCTCCCGACTTCGCGCCCCCGACCTGCACAAATGGATCATTTCGATTTCAAAAACAGAAGGCTACGAACCCATTCGCGCCATGGCCAGTCATGACCCCAAGAAGCGACCGTCGGCAAAGAAACAGCTGGACATCATCGACAGTGGAGAGTTTGAGGAttttggcgaggaggaaagTGATCCGGGGGACCTCTTGAGTGCCCAATTTGCACAGGTCATGTCCCTGCAAGGCGACTCAAGTCGGAGTTATGGGTCCGTTTCGACAGGGTATCCGACATCACCAGAAATGGCATACTACGAGCCTTATGCCTCCGGGGTTTACACGGGGTATGGGGGAGCCGGGGGTATGAAAGAAGGCCGCTATGCGCCACCCCCAATGGGGACGGCGGAGGCCCCGCGAAACCAAGGG GCCTGGGTTCGCCCGTACGACAACCCATATGGGCCCCCGCAGAGTCAAGACAGCGACGAGGGCACGGTTATGCCAGAGATCAGGACGGCGGTCCCAACAATAGCCGAGGACGACGTCTTCGCGTATGAGGAGTACATGGAGGAACGAAGAAGAATGAAGGGAAAGAACAGAAGCGGCATATAG
- a CDS encoding hypothetical protein (COG:S; EggNog:ENOG503NXMY), with product MDPRQPPPPPPPQHPFSRNAAASPFTRPSFPPANANPATSQPPYPPAPSSHPSSHGSQPHPPSHPASHPSHPPQPTGPPYSEMHARKPSDPPPYYPGARQYGGPEPGPGPMPPSTHSRHPSTSSIASGPAMTRAMPPPPSSPPQQQGQQQQQGGPGVHQMGGPYGPPAPRPPPVQVGPPSAFPRGRELPALESLTRTGQPGSSMSISSMLANREPSQYAPGPPPNGPGPGPGSGPGPGPGPGPGPGPGPGPGYNQQPVHASPRIHQAAPPEYVPFRRPQTPEHHRMYDGRDPRAPAGASPQAYNSTPEVQRYGTPQAYPPRGGPPMSLNEQGRDPREPPRMPNTSVPPRPNSQPKSFQPVGHPRMEVTRPPNELYGHREEQLRPAPAEEYNPERPIRVLKYEEQRFMPDRERHERERQERERHERDMEFRERERRERAMSGGDPGRPPHGMHPQEYARQMEQRAQQGYGRPPEPREQGNHWPRPGYEPARAPYDPAMHHGPPRHQEYPPASGPHYNNGPHQYVERHPMPPHQNAIPPPGPVHPQSYDSPDRQRMNHMHMDRQPHPQQLPPRSREDQAVPPPSVAYGGVGGPPMYDSPRNRSIEELNAPHGNQRNLLGIQEINRKGRISPLPQAVQGAQPQLAGPAGEPGIKSEFGRMFSGIGSGVGAISSPVPTGAQLPFNTMGLIRREEPDGPLHEPVVEMAKPGRGKRRKLKEEDLRDEEGSTGRSTPVGGRAKKAKTHAHHHHHHHHHHHHHGMDQTGSPASAANAPFKHVKGSTPVPSPASALGRELPNAHHHHHHAAPRSAQAKAVPPPRSPSPVVLPKPKQIISSKAVLEAVADYPRTHLGDVVYKPRLQPARAQDPRTGRPPRTPFKSTMEPLPFDMIRDKFNCTLTVKIGKEHLSSDVREEITRTRALWGTEVYTDDSDVIAACIHGGWIRGEWHRDVNINLLNLDQGYSISDVQEETRRQVATDGRSSTPTPSNLIVLDAPPKTGPMAVPENRDLHVRLVILPRLEKYASTTRFGIKSREFGGSLASADDGRPRINATHDGISYMITEIRWLTNGGESQNRLRGKARRERIRKALREIELTPAWAKATSNGSAAGSERQGPVSKAPSEVDKENQPQRNAEEMEVDDSKTQQGAKEAVNGQQGGDTGSKSASEGTTTGLAENGVSVTEKAPAAVEATESGTEVSVVPVETAAPEPTV from the exons ATGGACCcaagacaaccaccaccaccaccaccaccacagcacccCTTCTCGCGGAACGCTGCCGCCTCGCCCTTTACACGACCGTCATTCCCGCCAGCAAACGCGAACCCAGCGACATCGCAACCTCCGTATCCACCCGCGCCATCATCGCATCCATCGTCCCACGGCTCTCAACCACATCCGCCGTCCCATCCCGCGtcccatccctcccatcctccgcaGCCCACCGGCCCTCCCTACTCCGAAATGCACGCGCGCAAACCCTCCGATCCGCCTCCCTATTACCCGGGCGCGAGACAGTATGGTGGTCCCGAGCCTGGTCCCGGCCCGATGCCGCCGTCGACACACTCGCGACATCCGAGCACCTCCTCAATAGCTTCAGGTCCAGCCATGACTCGCGcgatgccgccgccaccatcctcgccgccacaACAGcagggacagcagcagcagcaaggaggACCAGGCGTTCATCAAATGGGAGGCCCTTATGGTCCACCAGCACCGCGCCCTCCTCCTGTCCAAGTTGGACCCCCATCCGCTTTTCCTCGAGGACGTGAACTACCCGCGCTGGAATCGCTGACGAGGACCGGTCAGCCTGGAAGCAGTATGTCCATCTCTTCGATGCTCGCCAACAGGGAGCCCTCACAGTACGCGCCTGGACCACCTCCAAATGGTCCCGGCCCCGGCCCTGGTTCTGGTCCCGGTCCCGGTCCCGGTCCCGGTCCTGGTCCTGGTCCTGGTCCTGGTCCTGGCTACAATCAACAACCTGTTCATGCGTCTCCTCGAATACATCAAGCTGCACCGCCAGAATACGTGCCATTTCGACGACCACAAACTCCAGAACATCATCGCATGTACGATGGCCGCGATCCAAGAGCGCCGGCCGGAGCATCTCCTCAGGCCTACAACTCGACGCCAGAGGTACAACGCTATGGCACCCCACAGGCCTATCCTCCAAGAGGCGGGCCACCGATGTCGCTTAACGAGCAAGGAAGGGATCCTAGAGAGCCACCACGAATGCCAAACACGAGCGTGCCTCCTCGGCCCAACAGCCAGCCGAAATCGTTCCAGCCTGTTGGACATCCCCGAATGGAAGTAACCAGACCGCCTAATGAATTGTATGGACACAGAGAAGAACAACTACGGCCAGCTCCGGCCGAGGAATACAACCCCGAACGTCCGATCAGAGTGCTCAAGTATGAAGAACAGCGGTTCATGCCGGATAGGGAACGACATGAAAGGGAaaggcaggagagggagcgtcATGAGCGGGATATGGAGTTTCGGGAAAGAGAGCGGCGAGAGAGGGCCATGTCCGGTGGCGATCCAGGACGACCACCACATGGCATGCATCCGCAAGAATATGCGCGGCAGATGGAACAACGGGCTCAGCAGGGTTACGGTCGCCCTCCAGAACCGCGGGAACAGGGTAATCACTGGCCAAGGCCTGGCTACGAGCCAGCGCGAGCTCCCTACGACCCTGCCATGCATCATGGACCTCCGAGACACCAAGAGTACCCTCCTGCCTCCGGACCGCACTACAACAACGGCCCTCACCAATATGTGGAACGCCATCCAATGCCCCCTCACCAAAACGCCATCCCCCCACCTGGACCTGTACATCCCCAGTCTTACGACTCACCGGACCGCCAGCGCATGAACCACATGCACATGGACCGCCAGCCACACCCGCAACAGCTCCCACCACGAAGCCGTGAGGACCAAGCCGTTCCACCTCCGTCTGTCGCGTACGGCGGGGTGGGTGGTCCACCCATGTACGACTCTCCTCGTAACCGGAGCATAGAGGAGCTCAATGCGCCACATGGAAACCAGCGAAATTTACTAGGGATCCAGGAAATCAACAGAAAGGGCCGCATCTCACCATTGCCGCAAGCAGTGCAAGGAGCCCAGCCCCAGCTAGCGGGTCCAGCCGGTGAACCAGGCATCAAGAGCGAGTTTGGTCGCATGTTTTCAGGCATTGGTAGCGGTGTGGGTGCCATCTCCAGCCCTGTTCCCACAGGTGCGCAGCTTCCCTTCAATACCATGGGATTGATCCGCCGCGAGGAGCCGGACGGTCCCCTGCACGAACCGGTTGTGGAGATGGCGAAGCCTGGAcgtgggaagaggaggaagttgaaggaggaggatcttCGAGACGAAGAGGGTAGCACAGGCAGATCGACCCCAGTGGGTGGCCGTGCCAAGAAGGCAAAGACGCATgcgcaccaccatcatca tcatcatcaccaccatcaccatcatggtATGGACCAGACAGGATCCCCTGCCAGTGCCGCCAACGCCCCCTTCAAACACGTAAAGGGCTCTACTCCTGTCCCTTCCCCGGCCTCTGCCCTCGGAAGAGAACTTCCGAAcgcccatcaccaccaccatcacgcaGCCCCTAGATCGGCCCAAGCCAAAGCTGTCCCGCCACCCCGGAGCCCGTCTCCTGTCGTTCTTCCCAAGCCGAAACAAATCATCTCGTCAAAAGCCGTgctggaggcggtggcggaTTACCCGCGCACACACCTCGGAGATGTTGTCTACAAGCCACGGCTCCAACCGGCTCGGGCCCAGGACCCCCGGACAGGGAGACCACCACGAACACCGTTCAAGTCCACCATGGAGCCACTGCCTTTTGACATGATACGAGACAAGTTCAACTGTACGCTCACGGTCAAGATCGGAAAAGAGCATCTGAGCAGCGACGTTCGCGAGGAAATTACGCGGACGAGAGCGTTGTGGGGGACAGAGGTATACACGGACGATTCAGATGTGATTGCCGCCTGCATTCATGGCGGGTGGATTAGGGGCGAGTGGCATAGGGatgtcaacatcaaccttctcaacctcgaccaAGGCTACAGCATATCTGACGTGCAGGAGGAAACCAGGCGACAGGTTGCTACCGACGGGCGTTCATCCACACCCACTCCGTCCAACCTCATTGTTCTCGACGCTCCGCCCAAGACAGGTCCCATGGCAGTGCCTGAAAACCGCGACCTACACGTCAGGCTTGTGATTCTGCCCCGACTGGAGAAGTACGCTTCCACAACGCGATTCGGCATCAAGAGTCGAGAATTTGGCGGCTCACTCGCATCCGCCGACGACGGCAGGCCACGGATCAATGCCACACACGACGGAATCAGCTACATGATCACTGAAATCAGGTGGCTCACCAACGGGGGTGAGTCGCAGAACAGGCTCAGGGGCAAAGCACGACGCGAAAGGATACGAAAGGCGCTGCGAGAGATCGAGCTGACCCCTGCATGGGCAAAGGCGACGAGTAACGGCAGTGCGGCAGGGTCGGAGCGGCAAGGACCTGTCAGCAAGGCGCCCAGCGAAGTGGACAAGGAGAACCAACCGCAACGCAACGCAGAGGAAATGGAAGTGGATGATTCGAAAACGCAGCAAGGAGCAAAGGAAGCTGTGAATGGGCAGCAGGGCGGAGACACCGGCAGTAAGAGTGCGAGCGAGGGTACGACGACAGGACTGGCAGAAAATGGGGTTTCTGTGACAGAAAAAGCGCCGGCGGCTGTGGAGGCGACAGAATCTGGGACAGAGGTGTCTGTAGTCCCGGTGGAAACAGCCGCCCCTGAGCCCACCGTGTAG
- a CDS encoding hypothetical protein (EggNog:ENOG503P433; COG:S): protein MQLLSTLALLGSTLTALANPIPSSELVGELNNDHDITRNGTVLVSRDIRGSIPIGAHAMEHRFQPVIDFDKDGCYYTSAVDRSSNLNPGLGTGGCPHHNCRELNRLENNNVYSRMRCNNGWCAIMYEYYFEKDLWACGSGHRHEWENIIVFVQNDRPRRVSGARHGKHDRATNSFRVKDDTRVKMVYHKEGAGTHNFRTANAGDDKIENHTGQWFLGRLVGWNYWPSVAMRNKVLDGKNWSKDGGIRPKLGDRDFADNLKQAAGNSVPGFNPSVDG from the exons ATGCAGCTCTtgtccaccctcgccctcttaGGCAGCACCCTCACggccctcgccaaccccaTTCCCTCTTCTGAGCTGGTCGGCGAGCTCAACAATGACCACGACATCACGCGCAACGGCACCGTTCTCGTCTCCCGCGATATTCGCGGCTCCATCCCCATTGGCGCCCACGCCATGGAGCACCGCTTCCAGCCCGTCATCGACTTCGACAAAGACGGCTGCTACTACACCTCGGCCGTCGACCGTtcctccaacctcaaccccggCCTCGGCACAGGCGGCTGCCCTCACCACAACTGCCGCGAGCTCAACCGGCTCGAGAACAACAACGTCTACTCCCGGATGCGGTGCAACAACGGCTGGTGCGCCATCATGTACGAGTACTACTTCGAAAAGGACCTCTGGGCCTGCGGCAGCGGCCACCGCCACGAGTGGGAGAACATCATTGTCTTTGTCCAGAACGACAGACCCCGCCGTGTCTCTGGGGCAAGACACGGAAAGCACGACCGAGCGACGAACAGCTTCCGGGTCAAGGATGACACCAGAGTCAAGATGGTCTATCACAAAGAGGGTGCTGGAACGCACAA CTTCCGCACTGCCAATGCGGGTGACGACAAGATCGAGAACCACACCGGCCAATGGTTCCTGGGCCGCCTGGTCGGCTGGAACTACTGGCCCAGCGTTGCCATGAGGAACAAGGTCCTGGACGGCAAGAACTGGAGCAAAGACGGCGGCATCCGGCCCAAGCTGGGTGATAGGGACTTTGCAGACAATTTGAAGCAGGCTGCTGGTAACTCGGTCCCCGGCTTCAACCCCAGTGTGGATGGCTAA